Below is a genomic region from Oscillatoria sp. FACHB-1407.
CCTGTGGCAGATTAACAGCCTCGGTTTTCGTGGAGAAGCGTTGCATAGTCTGGCTCAACTGGCTCAGCTCGAGATTTGTAGTCGCTCTATGCAGTCGCCTGAGGGGTGGCGGGTCGTCTATGATGCGCAGGGTGACCCGTTGACTGTAGATGTCGTGGCGATCGCCCCTGGTACAGTCGTCACGGCGGCTGACCTGTTTGGGAACTGGCTCCCCCGTCGAGAAAATCTTCCCAACGCCACACAACAACTACGGGCAGTCCAGGCCGTCATTCAACACATGGCACTGTGCCATCCCCACATTACCTGGCAGGTGGAGCAGGACGATCGCCCCTGGTTCTCTATCTGGGCAAGCCCTTCTCCCCAGCAAATCCTGCCCCAACTCCTCCGCGATCTCCAGCCCCCCGACCTCCAGGAACTCCTGATTCCCCTACCGGAGCTGATCCCCTCAACAGAGGCACTTAACCCAACAGACGCGATGAATAGTGTCTCCCCTCCCTCCTCCCTCTACCTGCTCATCGGACTGCCCGATCGCTGCCATCGCCATCGTCCTGACTGGGTTAAAGTTGCCATCAATGGGCGAGTGGTCAAAACTCCTGAACTGGAGCAGGCAATTCTAGGGGCTTTTCGCCGTACGCTGCCGCGCGATCGCCACCCAATTTGTTTTCTGCACCTACAAATTCCGCCTGACCAGATCGATTGGAATCGTCATCCCGCCAAGACAGAAATCTATTTGCAAGCGGTGGAACACTGGCAGGAGCGGGTCAGAGAGGCGATCGCCCAGACGATGCAACTCAACGGCAGCTTACCTGAAGCGACCCACGCTCAACGGTTGGGGCAATTGCTCAAAGTGGCAGAAGCGCAGGGAGCCTACCATCACAGCCGCTCCCTGCAATCGCTTACACCTGAAGCGGTGGAGGACGATCCGGTAAACCACCCACCACAATCGCCCAGTGCTCTTCGAGCGATCGCCCAGGTTCACAATATGTATATCCTGGCGGAGCACCCCAACGGCGTCTGGTTAGTGGAGCAACACATCGCCCATGAACGGGTGCTCTATGAACAATTGCGCGATCGCTGGACCCTCGTTCCGCTCGATCCACCCATTATTCTTCCGCAACTCTCACCCGCTCAAATCGAACAACTTCAACGGTTAGAGTTAAGCGTGGATTGCTTTGGCAATGACCTGTGGGCAGTCCGCACCGCTCCAGAACCGCTAGCCCAACGCCCTGATTGTGCTGATGCCCTGCTCGAACTGAGTCTGGGCGGTAACCTCGATACGGCCCTCGTTGCTACTGCCTGCCGCACTGCCATTCGCAATGGCACACCGCTGACCCTGACAGAGATGCAAACCCTACTCGACCAGTGGCAACAAACCCAGATGCCCCGCACCTGTCCCCATGGCCGTCCGATTTGTCTGCAACTTGAGGAATCGAGCCTTTCCCGCTTCTTTCGGCGACATTGGGTCATTGGCAAAAGCCATGGCATCTAGCCGCTTACGTCGGTTCGGGTTAAGCCCCTAACGAATCAATTGGTGGTTATCAGAACCAAGTCCGCCGTCACGGACTACAGAAAGTCAAGAGTTTGCCAAACCGACGCAGGTCGGTTTTGCTCCCATAGCGGCGGTTTCAACCGCCAAGATTCTTATCTCGAACTCAAGTTTATTTACAGGACAACGAACCAAACACCTGCTCCGCGATCGCCTGTGCTTCATCCCCAGATGTCGTAAGCGTGACAAACAGTAGGTTTTGATTGTGTTGTATAGCCGTTTGATAGGTCAGAGTCGGGATAGTGCTAGTCATCGTGCTCTGCTCTCCCTCAACTACTGTCACCGTCACCGCTTGTCCACACAACTGCTTGGTTTCGGTGCGGCTAGCCAGAATGCTAATATTTTGACCACTTTGGTTCTCAAAGCTCTCTCTAAACGAGCTTTGGAATGAGTCCTGAAACTCATTTGCGTTGCTGGGCACTTTACCCAACATCAGCGTCACCTCCCCAGGATTGCTCGCACTGCCCACACCAACAAAGGTCATACCGCTAAATTCCATGGACATAAACCCTTCAGATCCGCCTGGAATGTCGTAACCCATGATGCTCTGAGCCGTTTGCTCTGCCTGTTGTGGGTCAGCAGACATATTGAGAAATCGCTGGACAAAGAAGGCTAAGCCAATGCTTCCAAGAATGAATAGGAGAAATAAGCCACCGCAACCAATTCCAATCCACTTGAAGACGTTGAGGGATTTTTGCGGTTGAGGAACTTGAGGAGTATCCATATCTTCTTCCTTAAGGTGGATGTAGAAGGTCGCTCAAGCCTAACTGATCTAACCCCAGCCTGTAGAAAAAAGTTATGGTTTTTGATGTCGCTCTCCTCTGCATTAACTGGATTGTTGTATCCACGTTTCCCGAACGCGATCAACCACCTGATCCAACCCAACTGCCCGTGAAGCTTTTAACAAGACGCGATCGCCCGGTTTGATCAAACTCAGTAATCTTTCCACAACTTCATCGTGACTTGACAATTGCTCTGTAGGGGTCGGATTGGCACCCTTTGCCATGGCTTGACTCTCCTCCTCATCCGCCAAAATCAGCAGATGATCAAGATTCAGGTCACGCACGGCTACCCCTACCTGATGATGAAATTCGGGCGATCGCTCCCCCAGTTCTTTCATCGTCCCCAACACGGCAATCCGTCGGCGACCTGATGTTTGGGATAGCAGGTGCAACGATGCCAGCATGGATTCCAGGCCAGCGTTATACGTTTCATCGAGAAGCACGACATCTTGCGGCAAGTCGTATCGGCGGGCTCGTCCTTTCGGTAATTCCACGGTGACCCCTTTCATTAAAGGCGACCAATCGATACCCAAGACGTTGGCAACCGTTAACGCTGCTAGATAATTCAAAGCATTGTGGCGTCCCGGTAAAGGCAATGGAAAGGTCATCCCTTCCACAACGAGGGTTTGAGGATCGAGCAATTGTCCGTGAATGTCTCCCCCTTCCAGTCCATAGGTCAGAGTTTTACCCTGCCATACCTGTGCTGCTGTTGCCGTTAAGCGAGCATTGTCATGGTTCAACACGGCAACTCCGGTCACTGGCATCTCGGCTAAAAGCTCACATTTAGCGGTAGCGATCGCCTGCTCTGATCCCAACCGACCAATATGGGCTGTCCCTACGTTGGTAATGACAGCGATGTCAGGACGCGCAATCTGGCTCAACAACGCGATTTCCCCCAGCCCTCGCATTCCCATCTCAATCACGGCATAGTCGTGATTCTCGCTCAGGTCGAGTAGCGTTTTGGGTACCCCAATCTCATTGTTAAAGTTTCCGTACGTTTTAAAGACGGTGCCTTGAGTGGCTAAAACCGCTGCAATCAGCTCTTTAGTGGTGGTTTTGCCGACTGACCCTGTGACCGCAATTAAAGGAATTGTAAAGCGGTTGCGCCACCAGTGGGCGATCGCCTGATACGCTACCAGAGTATCTTTTACAACCAGTAGCGGTAGGGCTTCTGCACCAGAGACGACGTGATCGACAACCGCAGTGATCGCTCCTTGTTCAATTGCCTGTTGCACAAAGGTATGCCCATCAAAGGTTTCACCCCGCAATGCCAGAAACACTTCCCCCGCTTGCAACGCTCGGCTATCCGTGGTGATCCGGGCTGCAATCGTCATTTGATCACGCGATAAATAATTCAGGGGTGTGGCTTGGAGAATCTCAACCAGTTGAGCCGGGGAAACGTGACAGGTCATGTAATCGAATCATGAATTGATTAGGTAATCATACCCTTGGTATTCGTTCTTCGATGCCTTTAAATCAAGAAGATGAACTTTAGAACAAGAGTACGCACAGTATCGTATTGCCCTAATTTAAATCACATATAGTGATAGTAAATCTACTGAGAAACTATCAGTAAAACGACCTGATTTGAATGACCTATTTTGAGTGCAGCTACTCTTTTTCTTCATCAAAGCTTCATACGTATGGTGACTTGAATCACAGTATCCATTAACTAAATTTAAGTACCATCAAATACGTTATGAAGTAGAGACATTAGCGCGATTAAATAACCAATCCATCCGACCTAACTGAAGTTGGATGGCTCGTGTAGTGACTCTTCTAACCAGGTCTTGGCGGTAGCTAAATTTGGCATAGTAGAGTGACCTTTGAAATAGTCAGAGGAGCGCCTGTTTGTGGTGACTAGCTGGACAAGTCGAGGTAACAGACAAATCAGTGCTGATGAGCAGAGGCTTTATGACCATTTCCTCTATTGGGTAGACATTGAGTCTCCAGGTGAATTGGTCGATCGGTTCCATGCCTTATTTATTGACGGTGCTCGATATCCCGATTCGGAAATTGTCGCCGCTCTCGACAAAGTTGTTTCCTCCAAGCTTGCTGCTGAAGAATTCCGCTACGTTCTAAACCGCTGTTGCCACATTCTCATCAACCGTTGGCAGGCGCGATCGCAATCTCAAATGGCGATCCCTGAGCTAATCAACCTGTTTGAAGCCACGCCCACCTCTTCGGTTAGCGTTCACCGCTCCCGTACGGTTCGTCGGTTGCGCGAGTTGGTCAAGCTTTTCACCGAAACAGAGCAATATTTGACGCTGTATCGGTTGGCTCAAGTCTTAAATGAAGCGGCGGAAGCCAATGCTGGTAATCGTCCGTTAGGAACGTTAATTCGCCGCTACCCTTATCTCTATGAGCACTGTCTGATCAGTGATGACAGCTCTCAGGAGCATCAGCAAACGATCCGCCAGATTCAAGCCAATATTCAACGCCAGTTTGAAATCGATCTGTCTCAATACATCACCTATCAGGTTCGTCGGGCACAACTGGCTGCCAGACCTTCTGCCCCAACGCCTCGCATCATCCAACCCATCGCAAATCCAACTCTGCTAGGTGATCAGGAACTCGGTAGAGCCATCAAGCATTACGTTGGCAAAGTGCATAACGGCAGAAGTCACAAGGATGTTGCTCACAGCTTCTTAGCCCACAGTGGTCAGGCGGTTTCCTATAAAACCTTTAAGGACGACCTGTATCAATACATCACAGCCGCTGTTGATCCTGAATATGGCAAACGCCAGTTCAACAATCAGCTCTACAATCAGTTACAAGCGATCTTTCCTGAAAGCAATTCAAAAAAACTGAATGATTTCTTGATGGTTCGGACATGCAGCCAACTGCTCAATTTCCTGGTGGCTGACACCCCCAATCGTCCTAATCATTTCGTTTTCATTGATCTGATTACCAATCTTGGTCCCATCCTGACGACCAGTATTTTGCTTAAGATTATTCTTATTTGCCGCAAGGTTAAGCCCTGCTTAGAGCGGCGATTGTCTATCCTGTTTGGGCATTACGAATCTTACAACCGTGATGCAGTACAGTGGCTGATTAGCCTTTTAGAAAATGTCAACGTAGCCCTGAGTACTCATTTTGGGGCGATCGATTTGTCTTTCATTCGATAATTTCATCACTGGTTCGCTGAGATTAATCGTTAGTTGTAGTTAATCTCTGGTTGAGAGTCACTGATAGCGAATGAATGGCAAAAGGGTAGAATCTCATTGCCTGATGCTTCCGTTTTTTACAGCCTCCAACACCTCACAAGAAAGTTGGACAATTCTAAGTCAACAGGTATGGATAGAGTGGTTTGTTGTTGATTAATATAAAGATCGAGTGTTTGTTGTTTAATTGACATCCGTACTAGTAAAGGAGAAGAACGCATGACCCAAGTGGTCTTAGGTGAAAACGAAGGAATTGAGTCCGCTCTACGACGATTTAAGCGTCAAGTTTCTAAGGCAGGCATCTTGGCAGATGTAAAAAGCCATCGCCATTTTGAGACTCCCCTAGAAAAGCGCAAGCGTAAGGCAGTCATGGCACGCCGTAAGCGTCGCTTCCGCTAAGAAATTCATCCGCGAGGGAGCTGATTGATGATCCATATGCCTCCCTCGTGATCTTATCTTTCCCCGAACGTGTGACCTATTCAGAGCAACCTGATCTAGACAGAGAACTGGAAGAAACCGTCCATAGCTTCCATGAGATTCAGTCAGAGCTGCATTATCAACAGGCGCAAGAGGCTTTACAGC
It encodes:
- the mutL gene encoding DNA mismatch repair endonuclease MutL; its protein translation is MTSRIQTLPTEVVHLMAAGEVIDSLAAVVRELAENAIDAGATRIHVALWLPQWRVRVADNGSGISLDDLKQAATPHSTSKIHNSDDLWQINSLGFRGEALHSLAQLAQLEICSRSMQSPEGWRVVYDAQGDPLTVDVVAIAPGTVVTAADLFGNWLPRRENLPNATQQLRAVQAVIQHMALCHPHITWQVEQDDRPWFSIWASPSPQQILPQLLRDLQPPDLQELLIPLPELIPSTEALNPTDAMNSVSPPSSLYLLIGLPDRCHRHRPDWVKVAINGRVVKTPELEQAILGAFRRTLPRDRHPICFLHLQIPPDQIDWNRHPAKTEIYLQAVEHWQERVREAIAQTMQLNGSLPEATHAQRLGQLLKVAEAQGAYHHSRSLQSLTPEAVEDDPVNHPPQSPSALRAIAQVHNMYILAEHPNGVWLVEQHIAHERVLYEQLRDRWTLVPLDPPIILPQLSPAQIEQLQRLELSVDCFGNDLWAVRTAPEPLAQRPDCADALLELSLGGNLDTALVATACRTAIRNGTPLTLTEMQTLLDQWQQTQMPRTCPHGRPICLQLEESSLSRFFRRHWVIGKSHGI
- a CDS encoding UDP-N-acetylmuramoyl-tripeptide--D-alanyl-D-alanine ligase, which produces MTCHVSPAQLVEILQATPLNYLSRDQMTIAARITTDSRALQAGEVFLALRGETFDGHTFVQQAIEQGAITAVVDHVVSGAEALPLLVVKDTLVAYQAIAHWWRNRFTIPLIAVTGSVGKTTTKELIAAVLATQGTVFKTYGNFNNEIGVPKTLLDLSENHDYAVIEMGMRGLGEIALLSQIARPDIAVITNVGTAHIGRLGSEQAIATAKCELLAEMPVTGVAVLNHDNARLTATAAQVWQGKTLTYGLEGGDIHGQLLDPQTLVVEGMTFPLPLPGRHNALNYLAALTVANVLGIDWSPLMKGVTVELPKGRARRYDLPQDVVLLDETYNAGLESMLASLHLLSQTSGRRRIAVLGTMKELGERSPEFHHQVGVAVRDLNLDHLLILADEEESQAMAKGANPTPTEQLSSHDEVVERLLSLIKPGDRVLLKASRAVGLDQVVDRVRETWIQQSS
- the rpsU gene encoding 30S ribosomal protein S21; the encoded protein is MTQVVLGENEGIESALRRFKRQVSKAGILADVKSHRHFETPLEKRKRKAVMARRKRRFR